One Saimiri boliviensis isolate mSaiBol1 chromosome 17, mSaiBol1.pri, whole genome shotgun sequence genomic window carries:
- the TUBG1 gene encoding tubulin gamma-1 chain, whose protein sequence is MPREIITLQLGQCGNQIGFEFWKQLCAEHGISPEGIVEEFATEGTDRKDVFFYQADDEHYIPRAVLLDLEPRVIHSILNSPYAKLYNPENIYLSEHGGGAGNNWASGFSQGEKIHEDIFDIIDREADGSDSLEGFVLCHSIAGGTGSGLGSYLLERLNDRYPKKLVQTYSVFPNQDEMSDVVVQPYNSLLTLKRLTQNADCVVVLDNTALNRIATDRLHIQNPSFSQINQLVSTIMSASTTTLRYPGYMNNDLIGLIASLIPTPRLHFLMTGYTPLTTDQSVASVRKTTVLDVMRRLLQPKNVMVSTGRDRQTNHCYIAILNIIQGEVDPTQVHKSLQRIRERKLANFIPWGPASIQVALSRKSPYLPSAHRVSGLMMANHTSISSLFERTCRQYDKLRKREAFLEQFRKEDMFKENFDEMDTSREIVQQLIDEYHAATRPDYISWGTQEQ, encoded by the exons ATGCCGAGGGAAATCATCACCCTACAGTTGGGCCAGTGCGGCAATCAGA TTGGGTTCGAGTTCTGGAAACAGCTGTGCGCCGAGCATGGTATCAGCCCCGAGGGCATCGTGGAGGAGTTTGCCACCGAGGGCACTGACCGCAAGGACGTCTTTTTCTACCAG GCAGATGACGAGCACTACATCCCGCGGGCCGTGCTGCTGGACCTGGAGCCCCGGGTGATCCACTCCATCCTCAACTCCCCCTATGCCAAGCTCTACAACCCAGAGAACATCTACCTGTCGGAGCACGGAGGAGGGGCTGGCAACAACTGGGCCAGTGGATTCTCCCAG GGAGAGAAGATCCACGAGGACATTTTTGACATCATAGACCGAGAGGCAGATGGTAGTGACAGTCTAGAG GGCTTTGTGCTGTGTCACTCCATTGCTGGGGGGACAGGCTCTGGCCTGGGCTCCTACCTCTTAGAACGGCTGAATGACAG GTATCCTAAGAAGCTGGTACAGACATACTCAGTGTTTCCCAACCAGGACGAGATGAGCGACGTGGTGGTCCAGCCTTACAATTCACTCCTCACGCTCAAGAGGCTGACGCAGAACGCAGACTGTGTG GTGGTGCTGGACAACACAGCCCTGAACCGGATTGCCACAGACCGCCTGCACATCCAGAACCCATCCTTCTCCCAGATCAACCAGCTG GTGTCCACCATCATGTCGGCCAGCACCACCACCCTGCGCTATCCCGGCTACATGAACAATGACCTCATCGGCCTCATCGCCTCACTCATCCCCACTCCGCGGCTCCACTTCCTCATGACCGGCTATACCCCACTCACTACGGACCAGTCA GTGGCCAGCGTGAGGAAGACCACGGTCCTGGATGTCATGAGGCGGCTCCTGCAGCCCAAGAATGTGATGGTGTCCACAGGCCGAGACCGCCAGACCAACCACTGCTACATCGCCATCCTCAACATCATCCAGGGAGAGGTGGACCCCACACAG GTCCACAAGAGCCTGCAGAGGATCCGGGAACGGAAGTTGGCCAACTTCATCCCATGGGGCCCCGCCAGCATCCAGGTGGCCCTGTCGAGGAAGTCTCCCTACCTGCCCTCGGCCCACCGGGTCAGCGGGCTCATGATGGCCAACCACACCAGCATCTCCTCG CTCTTTGAGAGAACCTGTCGCCAATATGACAAGCTGCGGAAGCGGGAGGCCTTCCTGGAGCAGTTCCGCAAGGAGGACATGTTCAAGGAAAACTTTGATGAGATGGACACATCCAGGGAGATTGTGCAGCAGCTCATTGATGAGTACCATGCAGCCACACGGCCAGACTACATCTCCTGGGGCACCCAGGAGCAGTGA